A single genomic interval of Oikeobacillus pervagus harbors:
- a CDS encoding glutathione peroxidase codes for MDTIYKFQVVDLNGEMVCLSEYSDHVMLIVNTASKCGFTPQFRELQDLYDKYKDSGFVVLGFPCDQFLNQEFNTNEEIVEFCQINYHVDFPMFAKVEVKGKNIHPLFQYLTHEKRGLFHSIIKWNFTKFLIDRKGKVVKRYAPNTRPMKIEGDIQKLLS; via the coding sequence ATGGATACAATTTATAAATTTCAGGTTGTTGATTTAAATGGAGAAATGGTTTGTCTAAGTGAATACAGCGATCATGTCATGCTCATTGTTAATACCGCTAGTAAATGTGGTTTTACTCCGCAGTTTAGAGAGTTACAAGATTTATATGACAAATATAAAGATAGCGGATTTGTTGTATTAGGTTTTCCTTGTGATCAATTTTTAAATCAAGAGTTTAATACAAACGAGGAGATCGTTGAATTTTGTCAAATAAATTATCATGTAGACTTTCCCATGTTTGCCAAGGTGGAAGTGAAGGGGAAGAATATTCACCCGTTATTTCAGTATTTGACACATGAAAAGAGGGGTCTGTTCCATTCTATAATTAAATGGAACTTCACTAAATTTTTAATAGACAGGAAAGGAAAAGTGGTAAAAAGATATGCTCCTAATACACGACCAATGAAAATTGAGGGAGACATTCAGAAGTTATTATCGTAA
- a CDS encoding YaaC family protein — translation MKDSKEALYSILNQFKSASTAQKYLLKQYNKLENDNNTSLSYDNCYRFIYFLDHGELYLRQAKKVPIEIKPILAFYGATHLIKACLITVDPLYPETTTVLAHGLSARKRKKQNFRFIHDEVKIQKNGLFSHSIDKMFGITQLEGEKLTMKQLLSQIPELSDTFHFHYHYHTHFSLQWKDSTLLLLNKKILDHYHVGVERFIQYLRSISNILIKDYNDSYFLVELQNENADTAFLRYNAEEKVFGIPLKKEDLSPLPELMIHYCILYNLSMIARYETEWWGELLKTFPNEDLPFIQKFLSVTLEKIPFLITQFLIEKEEE, via the coding sequence ATGAAAGACTCAAAAGAAGCTTTATATAGTATTTTAAATCAGTTTAAGTCTGCTTCAACGGCACAAAAATATTTATTAAAACAATATAATAAACTGGAAAATGATAACAATACCTCTCTTAGTTATGATAATTGTTACCGGTTTATCTATTTTCTCGATCACGGAGAACTTTATCTTCGGCAGGCAAAGAAAGTCCCTATCGAAATAAAGCCCATATTAGCGTTTTATGGGGCCACACACTTAATTAAAGCCTGTTTAATAACGGTTGACCCACTATATCCTGAAACCACTACAGTGCTCGCTCACGGACTATCAGCACGGAAAAGGAAAAAGCAAAATTTTCGATTTATTCATGATGAAGTAAAGATCCAAAAAAATGGCCTGTTCTCACATTCTATCGATAAAATGTTTGGAATCACACAATTAGAAGGGGAAAAATTGACAATGAAACAGTTATTAAGCCAAATCCCCGAACTTTCTGATACCTTTCATTTTCATTATCATTATCATACCCATTTTTCTTTACAATGGAAAGACTCAACTTTATTACTATTAAACAAAAAAATCTTGGATCATTATCATGTTGGTGTAGAAAGATTTATTCAATATTTAAGGAGCATATCAAATATCTTAATTAAGGACTATAACGATTCCTATTTTTTAGTTGAACTGCAAAACGAAAATGCTGATACGGCGTTTCTCCGTTATAATGCCGAAGAGAAAGTCTTCGGTATTCCCTTAAAAAAGGAGGATCTTTCTCCATTACCTGAACTAATGATTCATTATTGTATATTATATAATTTAAGTATGATCGCCCGATATGAAACTGAATGGTGGGGAGAACTGCTGAAAACTTTCCCTAACGAAGACCTCCCATTTATTCAAAAATTTCTATCTGTAACTTTAGAGAAAATCCCCTTTTTAATCACACAATTTCTTATAGAAAAAGAAGAGGAATAA
- the guaB gene encoding IMP dehydrogenase produces MWETKFVKEGLTFDDVLLVPAKSDVLPRDVNLQVALTETLKLNLPIISAGMDTVTEADMAIAMARQGGLGIIHKNMSIEAQAEQVDKVKRSESGVITDPFFLTPEHQVFDAEHLMGKYRISGVPIVNNLEEQKLVGILTNRDLRFIQDYSIKIYDVMTKENLVTAPVGTTLQEAEQILQKYKIEKLPLVDDNGVLKGLITIKDIEKVIEFPNSAKDHQGRLLAGAAVGVTKDTMKRVEMLVKAQVDVIVIDTAHGHSKGVQDVVREIRQAYPKLNIIAGNVATADATRELFEAGADIVKVGIGPGSICTTRVVAGVGVPQITAIYDCATEARKHGKAIIADGGIKYSGDVVKALASGGHAVMLGSMLAGTTESPGETEIYQGRRFKVYRGMGSVASMEKGSKDRYFQEDAKKFVPEGIEGRVPYKGPINDTIYQLVGGLRSGMGYCGTANLKELRENAQFVRMTGAGLRESHPHDIQITKEAPNYSLS; encoded by the coding sequence ATGTGGGAAACTAAGTTTGTTAAAGAAGGATTAACGTTTGATGATGTATTGCTTGTCCCTGCAAAATCTGATGTATTACCTAGAGACGTAAATTTGCAAGTAGCTTTGACAGAAACCCTTAAATTGAATCTTCCAATCATTAGTGCGGGGATGGATACCGTTACTGAAGCGGACATGGCTATTGCGATGGCAAGACAAGGTGGATTAGGTATAATCCATAAAAACATGAGTATTGAAGCGCAAGCTGAGCAAGTTGATAAAGTAAAGCGTTCAGAAAGTGGTGTTATTACGGATCCTTTCTTTTTAACACCTGAACATCAAGTATTTGATGCTGAACATTTAATGGGAAAATATCGGATATCCGGTGTCCCAATCGTGAATAATTTAGAAGAGCAAAAATTAGTAGGGATTTTAACAAATCGGGATTTGCGTTTTATTCAGGACTATTCAATTAAAATTTATGATGTGATGACTAAGGAAAATTTAGTAACAGCGCCTGTTGGTACGACATTACAGGAGGCTGAACAAATCCTTCAAAAGTATAAAATTGAAAAGCTCCCACTTGTTGATGACAATGGTGTATTAAAAGGGCTTATTACGATAAAAGATATCGAAAAAGTAATTGAATTTCCAAACTCTGCTAAGGATCATCAAGGACGGTTATTAGCTGGAGCAGCAGTTGGTGTTACAAAAGATACAATGAAACGAGTAGAAATGTTAGTGAAGGCTCAAGTTGATGTGATTGTCATTGACACTGCACACGGACATTCTAAAGGAGTTCAGGACGTCGTTAGAGAAATCCGTCAAGCATATCCGAAGTTAAATATCATTGCCGGTAATGTTGCGACAGCAGATGCAACAAGAGAACTCTTTGAAGCTGGAGCTGACATTGTCAAAGTCGGAATCGGACCAGGATCAATTTGTACTACACGTGTTGTAGCAGGTGTAGGTGTCCCACAAATTACAGCTATTTATGATTGTGCTACTGAAGCACGTAAGCATGGGAAAGCTATTATAGCAGACGGTGGAATCAAATATTCCGGAGATGTTGTAAAGGCATTGGCAAGTGGAGGACATGCCGTTATGCTTGGAAGTATGCTTGCTGGTACGACAGAAAGCCCTGGAGAAACAGAAATTTATCAAGGAAGACGCTTTAAAGTGTATCGCGGAATGGGATCCGTTGCTTCTATGGAAAAAGGATCAAAAGACCGTTATTTCCAAGAAGATGCGAAAAAATTTGTTCCAGAAGGTATTGAAGGACGTGTTCCATATAAAGGACCAATCAATGATACAATTTACCAATTAGTTGGTGGTTTGCGATCTGGAATGGGCTACTGCGGAACAGCTAATTTAAAAGAATTACGTGAGAATGCACAATTTGTCCGTATGACAGGTGCAGGATTAAGAGAGAGTCACCCACATGATATTCAAATTACGAAAGAAGCACCAAACTATTCTCTTTCCTAA
- a CDS encoding D-alanyl-D-alanine carboxypeptidase family protein encodes MGKKKFHKIFISMLSFILIFSFLQPSQASANEGLKINADAAILVEAETGKVLYAKNPDKVLGVASMTKMMTEYLVLEAIKEKKIKWDQTYEVSEYVYKVSQDRNLSNVPLKIGEKYTVRELFEAMTIYSANGATIALAEKVAGSEVEFVKLMNKKAKELGLKGYKFVNSSGLNNKDLKGMHPSNSGPEDENVMSARSTAKLAYELIQTFPELLEITSTPKKIFREGTDDQIKMDNWNWMLPSLVFAYEGMDGLKTGTTDFAGFCFTGTAKKKGMRLISVVMNATDENGKGTYNSRFIETKKLLDFGFNQFELKEIFPKNYEVKGHKTVSVVKGKEKEVKVHSKEPFKMVVKSTDHEKYSPKFQPNTELLNDKKQIVAPIKKGETVGYLAVQAKERESLGYLTKEEANKARVEVVTTQSVEKANWFILALRGIGGFFGDVWSSIVSTVKSWF; translated from the coding sequence GTGGGGAAAAAGAAGTTTCATAAAATCTTTATTTCAATGCTTAGTTTCATTTTAATCTTCAGCTTTCTACAACCATCACAAGCTAGTGCAAATGAAGGGCTTAAGATTAATGCAGATGCTGCGATCCTTGTTGAAGCAGAAACAGGAAAAGTGTTATATGCAAAAAATCCGGATAAAGTTCTCGGAGTTGCAAGTATGACGAAAATGATGACAGAATATCTCGTTTTAGAAGCGATCAAAGAGAAAAAAATTAAATGGGATCAAACGTATGAAGTGAGTGAGTACGTATATAAAGTTTCGCAAGATCGTAATCTATCTAATGTCCCATTAAAAATAGGTGAAAAATACACCGTTCGGGAATTATTTGAAGCTATGACCATCTACTCAGCTAATGGCGCTACTATTGCCTTAGCAGAAAAAGTGGCAGGATCGGAAGTTGAATTTGTAAAATTAATGAATAAGAAAGCGAAGGAACTCGGATTAAAAGGGTATAAATTTGTCAATTCATCTGGATTAAATAATAAAGACTTAAAAGGAATGCATCCATCTAATTCAGGTCCTGAAGATGAAAATGTGATGTCTGCAAGATCAACTGCTAAATTAGCGTATGAGCTTATTCAGACCTTCCCAGAATTATTGGAAATCACGAGTACCCCTAAGAAGATATTTAGAGAGGGTACTGATGATCAAATAAAAATGGACAATTGGAACTGGATGTTGCCTTCCCTTGTCTTCGCTTATGAAGGCATGGACGGGTTAAAGACAGGAACAACAGATTTTGCTGGTTTTTGTTTTACAGGAACAGCAAAGAAAAAAGGAATGCGCCTCATCTCTGTCGTTATGAATGCAACAGATGAAAATGGAAAAGGGACGTATAATTCTAGATTTATCGAAACGAAAAAATTACTAGACTTTGGATTTAACCAATTTGAATTGAAAGAGATTTTCCCTAAAAATTATGAAGTGAAAGGTCATAAGACAGTTTCTGTTGTGAAGGGGAAAGAAAAAGAAGTAAAAGTTCATTCAAAAGAACCGTTTAAAATGGTCGTAAAATCTACGGATCATGAAAAATATTCACCTAAATTCCAACCTAATACTGAATTGCTGAATGATAAAAAACAAATTGTGGCTCCGATTAAGAAAGGCGAAACAGTAGGATATTTGGCTGTTCAAGCAAAAGAAAGGGAAAGTCTTGGGTATTTAACGAAAGAGGAAGCAAATAAAGCAAGGGTTGAAGTTGTGACAACCCAATCAGTAGAAAAAGCAAACTGGTTTATCCTTGCGTTAAGAGGAATTGGTGGATTTTTCGGTGACGTTTGGAGTAGTATTGTTTCGACTGTAAAAAGTTGGTTTTAA
- the pdxS gene encoding pyridoxal 5'-phosphate synthase lyase subunit PdxS codes for MNTGTDRVKRGMAEMQKGGVIMDVVNAEQAKIAEAAGATAVMALERVPADIRAAGGVARMADPRIVEEVMNAVTIPVMAKARIGHIVEARVLEAMGVDYIDESEVLTPADEEYHLRKSDYTVPFVCGCRDLGEAARRIGEGAAMLRTKGEPGTGNIVEAVRHIRKVNAQVRKVVNMNADELMTEAKLLGAPYEILLEIQKEGRLPVVNFAAGGVATPADAALMMELGADGVFVGSGIFKSENPEKFARAIVEATTHYKDYKLIAELSKDLGIAMKGIEISSLAPENRMQERGW; via the coding sequence ATGAACACAGGAACAGATCGTGTAAAACGGGGAATGGCCGAAATGCAAAAGGGCGGCGTTATTATGGACGTAGTTAACGCTGAGCAAGCAAAAATTGCGGAAGCAGCAGGTGCTACAGCTGTTATGGCATTAGAACGAGTTCCAGCTGATATTCGTGCAGCTGGCGGGGTAGCTAGAATGGCTGACCCACGCATCGTTGAAGAAGTGATGAACGCAGTGACCATTCCAGTAATGGCAAAAGCACGTATTGGTCATATTGTTGAAGCTCGTGTACTAGAAGCAATGGGTGTTGACTATATTGACGAAAGTGAAGTATTAACACCGGCTGACGAAGAATACCATTTAAGAAAAAGTGATTACACTGTACCATTTGTATGCGGATGCCGTGACCTAGGTGAAGCTGCTCGTCGTATTGGTGAAGGAGCTGCTATGTTAAGAACGAAAGGTGAACCAGGAACAGGGAATATTGTAGAAGCAGTTCGCCATATCCGTAAAGTAAATGCTCAAGTACGCAAAGTTGTAAACATGAACGCAGATGAATTAATGACTGAAGCAAAACTTTTAGGTGCTCCATATGAAATTTTACTTGAAATCCAAAAAGAAGGCCGTTTACCAGTTGTAAACTTTGCGGCTGGTGGGGTAGCAACTCCTGCTGATGCTGCTTTAATGATGGAATTAGGTGCTGACGGTGTCTTTGTAGGATCCGGTATTTTTAAATCTGAAAACCCTGAAAAATTTGCTCGTGCTATTGTGGAAGCAACAACACACTACAAAGATTACAAATTAATTGCTGAACTATCTAAAGATCTTGGAATTGCGATGAAAGGAATTGAAATCTCTTCACTAGCTCCTGAAAATCGTATGCAAGAGCGTGGTTGGTAA